GCTAAGAAGCTGGGAATCCAGACCGAGGGTAAAACGCCTGAAGAAATATCAGAGGAGATCGTGAAGAAAACGCAGACCAAGAGGACTAGGAGGACGAGGAAACCTGAGCAAGCGGGCGGAGAAGCTAGATAGACCCGACTCGGGGATGTAAACGCTCATCGAGGCGCGTCGAGTTTTAAGGAACGTCGAAAACCGCGGGCGGCGTCAAAGCCAGTTAACTTGACCGTTAACCCGGCTTAGAGCTCAAAGGAGATTGTACGCTATGTCAGGCAAGTCTAGAAATCATGAAAAGAAGATGACGTTCCTTGAACATACCGTCGAGCTACTAAGCAGGCTTAGGATAATCGTCCTCTCCGTAGTCCTCTTAGGGTTCTTAGTGGCCTTTTGGCCCACAGACGTCGTTAAGACGTTCAGCGCCTCCTTAGAGTATACGCCTATTGTAGCCTTACTCATGAATAAGATGAAGCGGGACTTGCTGCCTAAAGGCGCCATGCTCATCGCAGGCAGCATCATGGATACAGCTCACATCTACCTCACGATGTCCATGCTCGTCGGCGTGATCTTAAGCTCCCCGATCATAGCCTACGAGCTTTACAAGTTCTTTAACCCAGCGCTCTTGCCCTCTGAGCGGAAGTGGGCTTCAAGGTTCGTCGCCTCGTTTATAGGGTTAATGATCTTCGGAGCCTCTTTATCCTATAAGGTAATCCTCCCCATCACGTTCAGGATATTAATGTGGTTTGTGAGAAGCGCCGGGGCAGAGCCAATATTTCACGTCTCAGACTTCGTCAACATCATTGTAACCCTCATGATCGGGGTTGGTTTAATCTACTCTTCACCCATATTCGTGGTTTTGCTGGTTGAGAGGGGCGTGTTAACTTCGTCTCAGATCTCGAAAAACCGGCGCATCGTGTACCTTGTTTTCATCATCATGGCCGCCGTTTTAACACCTGACCCAACGATTCTAAGCGACATAATCCTTTTCGCCCCGTTCGCCATCATCTATGAGGCCGTAATATACGCGTCAAAGCGGGTTGAGAAGCGTAAAGCCCTCCAGTAAGATTTATCCCCTCAATTGAGGAGCAGAATTTGAGCTTAAAAACCCTGTTGGAGAAGGTGGAGGCCGTTGACGCCGCCCAACTCCGTGAATTAATAACCTATTCAACAAGTCAAGCTGAAGAAGAGAAAAAACAAGGGTTTTTAGGAGATGGTGAAAGAGTAGGGGGCCTAGTTAAACTTCCACCTCGAGGGAGAATTCTGATCGTAGGAGACATACATGGAGACCTAAGAAGCCTAAAACATATCATTCTAAATTCCGGTCTCAGACATATGGGTGAAGATGAGGAGTCAAAGCCTTTCACGACGATTTTTCTAGGAGACTACGTCGACAGGGGTGAACAATCAATCGAAACCCTCTACATAGCCTTAAGCTTAAAGAGGATTCATCCGAGTCGAGTGGTGTTGTTGAGGGGAAACCATGAAGGCCCCCGGGACATCCCAGTTTTCCCCCATGAACTACCCTACCTTTATAGGTTGAGGTTCAAGGATGAGGGTGAAGCCCTATACGATGAAACCGTTAACCTCTTTCAAAAGCTCCCCCACGCCGTTTTGGTTGAGGGGAGGCTTCTTATGGTTCACGGAGGCGTCCCCCATGGGGTGAAGAGTCTAGAAGACTTGGCCTACGCGGATGAAAACCACCCTGAAACCAGATTCTTGGAGGAAATCCTGTGGAGCGACCCAGTGGAGGGCTTCACAGGCGTCCATCCATCGCCCAGGGGGGCGGGCATGCTCTTCGGCCCGGATGTTTCATGGAAAGCGGCGGAGATCCTTGGAGTTGACGCGATCATCAGGGGGCATGAGCCATGCGACGGTGGGTTCAAGATTAACCATCAAGGCAAGGTGTTAACGCTTTTCTCACGGCTGGGACCACCGTATTACAACCGTTCAGCCTCCTACTTGGAGGTTGAAGTCCGCGCGAAGGGTTTTAACGCGTATCGCCTCTCACATTTAGCAACCTGTTTCTCAATTGAAGACCTAGAGGCGTCCTAAGGATAACTCTCGTGGGGACGCTGAACAATCTTAAATATGCGTTTACGTTACTTAGGTTAGGATTAAACGGTGTGAAAAGACTTGAAGCCCCCATGTGTTTTTGTGGTGGGAGCCCTACTTCCATCCTTAGGGGTTACGGTCGCTAGGAAGCTTGTTAGGGAACGTGGTTTAAAGCCGATTCAAGCCGCCAGAAAAATGAGCGTCACCCCCGCCGCTGTCACTCAGTATCTTCAAGGCGTTAGGGGAGGCGGGTACGTTGACGGGTTTTTTGAGCGTGAGGACGTGAAGCTGGTTTTGAACGGGCTCTTGGAGGAGTTAATCAAGGAGGAGGTTTACTATCCCGCGGTGGTCGAGAAGATATGCGGTTTATGCAAGATGCTTAGACGGGAAGGCCTGCTGTGTGAACGATGTGTGGAGGTTTCGCCGACGCTTAAGGAGGTGGGCTGCCGGGTTTGCCGGTGACCTGAGCCTTAACCTCCATGAAGTGCGCGGTAAAGTCCTCCGGTTTTAAGCCGTTCGCCAAATACTTAGAGAAGAACCTCCTGTACTTTTCAGGTTCAGCTGAAAGATGCTTAGCGTATCCAACTATATGCGCCCCCTCTATCCTTTCTCGGCTGGGTAGGACGCTTTCATCGTACGGTATTTGTAGACCCGCGTCAACCCCACCCTTCAAGGCCGCGTACACCCTAGCCCCTTTAACGGATCTCCTTAAACCTATGTCCAGCACGGCTGTCTTCACGTTTTTCTGAACGGCCCTTAAACCCGCCAGCAGGCCTGTGAGATACGCGGCTGGAAGGTTTCCGCATCCACCTTTCCAACCGAATCTTTTCTGCAACTCCTTTGAGTGAGCTGACGTGATCACCCTGTCCCCTTTAGGGTTGGCTTCGACAAGCTGAACCGTGATGTTTTTAACGGTTGGCCTAACCACAAACCTCGGTTGCCCAGATAAGACAAGCTGCCTTCGGGCTTTGTAGTCGGTCTTCCCCTCCCTCCTCCTCCGATACGGCATGTTGTATCTGGATCCCCTAGCCATTCGCCGACACCTCAGTACACGTAGGCTAGAAGTTGCCCCGCTAACCGGGTTTCCTTCGCTTCCCGGTGGGAGATTACTCCGCGAGGAGTGGTAAGGATGAGTAAGCCTATGTTGCTGGCTGGAAGATATCTTTTCTCCCATTGCTCCATGTCTTTGAGCTTAACAGAGAACCTGGGTTTAACCGCTCCGCACTTATTTATTCTGCCTAGAAGCTGGACCTTAAACTTGCCTGCTCTCCCGTCGTCCACGTACTCGAATTCTCCGATATATCCGTTCTTCTGCATCACCCTGAGGACCTGGCCCACAAGCTTTGACGCAGGCCAGATTACGCACTCCCTTTTATGGCGAGTTTCATTGTTGTTTATGGTTGACAGGGCGTTGGATAATGGGTCCATCGAGGTCACTTCAACCACCTTTCAGCCCGCGGCCAGCTTCACCTCAGGCTTCTCATCGCCTAGGATGAACACGTAGTCCGCTACTGTTTGAATCGTCTCCCCGTTTTGATCTTGAATGGAGACCACAGCTCTCCTCGTGGCTGTTCCAGGAGTGAATCCGGTTATTCTCCCATGTCTTCCAGCGTTTCTACCGGAGGTGATTAGGGCGTACGCGTTTTCCTGAAACTTCACGTGTTTTAGGATCCTTTGGTCAGGCAGGCTGAGGATTAAGGTGTCTCTAGGCTTGTAAACGTCTTCCCTAGGAGCCTTGGGGTCGCTGACCTTCACGATTACGTTTCGGCCGTCGTGTAGGGTGAGCTGTATATGGCCGCCTTTAACAACCGTTTTACCTTCGATCCGGCATGGTTTAAGCTGCGACTCCTCCTCGTTGATTTGAATCAGGCCAAGGCCCTTCTTTAATGGCAGCGCCCTGTACTTGGCGTTGATGTCCTGTATTTCCAAGATGTCCATTAACCCAACCGGGTATTTTCCACTCCTGCGAACCACACCGTCAACCTTCACCTTCCCCTGGGAAAGGATGATCCTAGCCTCCCTGGCGTTTTTCGCGTAGCCTAGTAGGTCCCTTAAAACTATGGTTAAGGGTATGCTTCGAGGGGCTGGATGGGGGCCTGGTTTAGGCTTAACAGCCCACTTCTTCTCCTTAACGTGGATGGGCCAGCTTCTAGGCGCCATCAGCCTCTTTAAATGTCTCGCCCCGCCTTTTCCTCCCATTTCACCGATTCACCTTCACGGCACACGTTTATTCCTCTTCTTTAGCTTTTCTCCTCTCCAGGGATTGACGTCTCCACTTATCGTCCAGGTTGAGGCCTGTGATCATGACGTTTGAAGGATGCACAGGGATTTTAACGGTTTCCCCGGAGGTTTTCTCCCTGGTAACTCCGTCTATGTACAGCTTCATCTTCCCTCTATCCACCCCTGAAACCTTTCCCTCTATCCCGGCGAAGTCTCCTCTCATGATCTTCACGGTGTCCCCTATCCTGACGGGGAAAGACCTCGTGAAGTGCTTCGCCCTTAAATCCTCGGACAGATGGGCTGAAAACAGGGATTTCCGCGAGTGCTGGGGGGATTCGTACATGGCCTTCCTCTGCTTTGAAGGCTTAGAGGAGGAGGTTTTCACCATTATCTCCACCTAGAGGACGCCGAGTTTAACGGCTAGGTCAGCAGCCTTGTACTCGGGCTTCAACTTCACATACGCTTTTTTCCTACCTGTTGGCGTGACGCATATGTTCACCTTCTCCACCTCAACCTCGTACAGTGTTTCGACGGCCTTCTTCACCTCTCCTTTGTTAACCCTTGAATCCACGATGAAGGTGATCTTATTTTCAGCTTCAACAAGCCTGACGGAGCTTTCAGAGATTAGGGGGTATAAGATAACCTTTAGGGCTTGGCCTCTCTCCATAGTCATGCACCTGTGAGCTTCTCCTCTAGTCTTTTCAAAGCTGACTCAGACCATACCGTCAGCCTGCCGGGATGGGTTCCGGGAGCCAGAGCCTCAACGTTTAATCTGTCTATTTTAACAACGTCCACGCCTGGCAGGTTTCTCGCGGCCTTCAAGACGGCTCCTCCATCCTTCACTACTATGAGTGGGCCTACGCCATGCTTTTTCCTTCTCCCCCTCATCTTGCCTTTTCCAGCTCTAACCTTCACGGAGTCCCTTACCCTTTCCACATCGGGCCAGAGGCCTAAATTCGCTAGTACTCGGCAGACCTCTTTAGTGGAGTTTAACTCCTCGATTTGATCAGTTACGATGAGGGGCAGCTCGGTTTTCTCGTCTACTATGTGTCCTCGGCTTAACACGGCCTCCTTGGAGGCTGTGGCCGCCACCGCCGCCATTAACGCCCTTACCTTCTCTTTCTTGTTCATGTTTTTACGAACCTTCTTCTCAGGCGTAGGCGGGTGAGCCAGTCTTCCCTTCACGGTTCCAGGGGCGAAGGCGGCGGACCCCGCCCTAGCGTATCTTTCGCCCTTCACCCTTGGAACGCGGGACAACCCGTATCCGACCCCGTAGGACTCGGCGGATGTTCTCTTACCCGCCATCCTGTCTCTTCCCTTCGGCTGAATCCGATGGGATTGGGCGGCTAACACAGCCCTTTTGATGAGGTCTGCTCTGACGAAGGCCTTGAATACTTCGGGTAAACGTATTTTTCCCGTGGGGTTTCCCTCAAGGTCGTAAACGTTAGCCTCCATTCTATTCTAAGCCCCCTGCTTTGAATCCAGGCTTACGGCCTCGATTTTATATCTCGGCGAGATAGGCTCAGGAGCCCTAACCGCGTATCTAAGGGTGATCAGCCTCTTTGTGGGTCCTGGAACGCTTCCCTTGACCATGATGTACTCTGATCTAACCTGTCCGAAACGTAGAAATCCCCCCTTTGGGGTAACCTCTACTCCGTTCCCCCCTACTTTGAGGATCTGCTTGTTATATTCTGTTCTACGGTGGAAGCCCATTTGCCCAGCCCTTGGAACTGTTCTCATAACGTAGTGGGGGTGCCATGGGCCGAGGCTGCCGACACCCCTTACCTTCTTCCTAGCCTTATGGTGAAGTCTGGCGACTCCGAAGCGTTTAACCGGTCCTTGGAAGCCTTTCCCCCCGGTCACCGCTAGGACGTCGATAAACTGTCCCTCTTGAAACACGCTTGAAGCCTTAACCTCCTTCCCCAACATTCCCTTCGCGTATTCAAGCTGACCCTTCACGTCACCTCCGCCAACCTTCACCTCCAAGAGCTCAGGCTTCTTTTTACCCTTAGCCGCGACCCTTGGTTGAGTGGCCAGGATAAGCCTAACCTCTTTCAGCTCCCCAATCTTATCCTCCAGCTTCTTAAGCCCAGGCTCTGGGTCGAATTTTTCAGGTAAGGTGAAAACCCTAGACAGGTCCTTGGGCGGACTGTTCATCCACGCCTCCCCCGCCACTGTTAGGCCCTTATAGGACGCCGTATAGCCCCTAACGGCGCATACGATCATTGGTGGTATTTCAATCACCGTGGCTGGAACAACGATCTCCTTGCCATATGTTGAGGAGCCCTTTTTCTCGTCAACCGCCACCACATGTGTCATGCCGGCTTTATAACCCGCCATCGCCAGCGGTCTAGGGTCGCCGCTTACTTCAGGCCAATGCTTAACCCTGGCGATCCAGCGTTTAGCCCTCGCCCTAGGGGAGTACGCCAGCGAACCCCTTCTAGGTGAGCTCCACTTCTTTCTACCCATCTAAGACACCCTAGCCGCGGACTTCACAGTTTTCTCAGCGAGCAACTCAGATGATAACCGGTCAAGAAGCCGCTGCCCCTCAGCGGTGATCCTCCTCCCCGCCTTATTCGCCTTTTCCACTAACCCGGCTTTCTCAAGCTGTTGTAACGGCTCCCTGATGGATGATCCCCCACCCTTAGCCGTATGCTCGGGCCTCCTCCCCCGCCTCTTCCTAGCACCGTACTCCTTCCTCAGCCTGGACACGCCCACCGGGCCGTGAACATACAGCTTCCTCAGCAGGGAGGCACATCGCGTATACCACCAATCGGGGTCTTGGGGCGGGTGCTCCTTAGCCGAGCTTGTTTTGGCGAACATCGCCCAGCTCGGTGGAGCAACCTCCTCCACATTCTCCTTTAAGTAAGAGGCCAGCCTTTTAATCAAGGCCTCCGGAGATACTTCAAAGGCTGTGGGCATACCACCGCCCCCCTACAGGGAACTGGTTCATCGAATACTCACTTGTCATGTAACTTACTCCAGCGGATCTTAACCACTGGACCGGAGGGGGTTTTAATCTCCGAGTTTAAGATAAAGGTTTCGATGATCGTGGCATGCCTCCCCGCCGCCTCAGAATGACGCTAACCGTGAACGCGACTAAGATCGCTATGATGAGGATTGACGCTATCTTAGAGGACTCTAGCTGTGGAGGAGTGTAGACGGCTTCAACGCTGGTCATCGTAGCCGATACTTCAACCACGGTTACGTTAGGGGTGAAGATGGACGCCTCAACCGTTGTGGTAGACGCGTTCACAACTCCTCCAACCTGCATATAGACAACGCGGACCGCGAAGCCGTGTATCCATGGTTGAAGCGTCGGGGTAGCGGAAACCGTTGAAGTAAACCCGATGATGGTTAATATCAGGATTAAAGCGGTTAAACGAGCTTTCATGATGGATAATTCACCTCCCGAAGGTTATTAAAGGTTCATTAAAGATCTAACGGAGATTCTCCATTAAACTGTTAACCTTTCGTCAGCGGTTAGGGTTGTGGATATAACCCCATGCGAGTTTAGAGATCCGATCCGGTTTACAACGTGGTTTTGATCCGGCCACCTGAACAATTTGAAAAACGCCTGATGGAAGCTCCTTGAGCCGTATGGAGACGGTCTCATAATTCAGTAAATACGACCTGAGGAGTCATGAGCATTTAGGTAGTTGCAACTCGACCTAGCTTGTTTGCGTCGTTGGAGACACCTTTGTCTAAGAAAGGAGGTTGTCGTTATTTTTGACTTTCCTTCTGTATAACAAAGATTAATTTTTATATAAGTTATACTGAATGTTAGAAGTGGATCGACTATGGGAATAACCGTAGTGATAAAGGACGTGGATGAAAGCGCCTTTAGGAGGCTAAAAGCCGAGGCGGTGAAAAAGGGAATTAAGGTCGGTCAAGCAGCATCGCAGGCTTTTAGGCTGTGGGCTCAGGAATCCGAGTTGAAACCCTTAAAGGACCTCAACCGTTTACGAAGCGCCGCCGAGGCCATAGAAAACGCCAGGTTAAAGCTTAAGATGATTAAGGAATGGTCCAGCGTGGACGTGATAAGAAGTTGGAGAGAGCGACCAAAGGCGTAGTGATAGATGCCTCAGTGGCGGCCAAATGGTTCATCCCGGAGGAAGACAGCGACAAAGCCTCAAGAATTCTACAAGAATACGTCAAGGGAAAAATAGAGGTTTATTCAACTGACCTATTAATTTACGAAGTAGTTAACGCTATGCGATACAGGCCAGACATAAGCGATGAAGCTTTATCATCTAATGTGGAAAATTTATTTAAGCTCCAGCTTAACTTAATTCCCCCAACTCTGGACGTGATCTCTGAAGCCGCATTAAAAGCTAGAGAGCTGGACCTATCAACCTACGATGCTTGCTACATGGTCGTCGCCGAAGCGTTAGCTGCAAACCTAATAACAGCTGATGAAAAGCTTTACGAAAAATGCAAGGAAAACAAATTAACATTCCTCCTCAAGGATCTTGACGAAAAATGGAGAATCGCGTAACGATGTTTAAAGGCTGAAGCCGCCTCGACCTTTTAAAGGAACATATCGTAAACCAAGGTCCTTTAAGGCATCCATAAGAAGTAAAGCAGGATTAAAGCCGTTAAACGGGCTTTCATAATGAATAGTTCATCTCCTCTCGGGTTATTAATGTTCCTCAACGAATCCGCTGTGAGTCGTCTATTAAACGCGCCCTCTCCCGGATCGCTAGGGTTTAAGGCTATGACGATGACCTGTGAATGTTCAACTTGGGGGTATGGTGTTTGATACTCCTTAAGCCTTAGCTCATGTATTTTTAGGGACGGTGACTTGTTTTCAACGCAGTTTAGTATCCGCCCGGGCGGTGTGAAAACGCATGGCCTACTGGAGAGCCCTTAAGCCATGTAAGGCAGTCTCGCCATCTGGTCGAATATGACTCGTGAACTGGATTGCAGGTTCTTGAGGACCAGGGAGGGGCGGTGTCAAATTCATCTTCATTAAAAATGGGGGGAGTTGGAGATCACAAATAGGCTTAAATCCGTCCGCTCACTTGGACGCGTAACTACTTTATACATGGATCTGCTATCTCTAATCAGCGTAGCTCCACTCATCCTTGAATTGCTGAAACTCGGAAACTTTTAATGTGGACTTGAATAGGGAGGTTGAAAGACGTGGTGCTTCGACCTCCTTTATTTTTGTTTTCCCCAGTCGTCAGCCAAGCGTATTTAAAGAGTTCTGATTAAATGGGAATATTTCCTGAATCGTGTTGAAAGCTTACTTCTTAACGGGGTGGAGGGAATTTAAATCTCCTCTAATCGAATTCTCTTCGCTTCCTTTAAGGCGTCAAGATCTGTGTCGTCGCTTACGATTTCCTTAATGCCATTTTGGATAGCGCATGCTGAGTGAATGGCGTCCCTGGGCTTCAATTTATATTCTTTTACCAGCCTCTGCGCTTCTTTAACCACTTTCTCATCTACGCTTAGCAATTTTAAGTTAGGGAACCTTAGAAATTTTTCTCCCTCTTCGGCCGCCACCTTCAAGTTTAAGAGCCTTCTTACGGACCAAACGAGTTCATCCCAAGTTAGCGAGGAAGTGGCGGCTTCGAGGAGGCCTTTAGCTATTTTTAGTAGAATGTTCCTCGCTAGAAACGCTTTCCTTTCTGTTTTTTCATCAGCAATTACAGGGTAAATGAACACGTTTGAATCAATGTACCTCATATTCTTCCTCCAAAACTTTCTTTAAGGTTTTTACATCTAATTTTTCAAGCTTCTTGGGGACAGCCACAAACTCTTCTACAAATTTTTCAGGGTCTTCTCCAGGCTTCACTATTAACTCTCTGCCTCTTACCTCTAGAATAACCTCAGAACCTGGTTTTAAGCCAAGGTAATTTCTAA
The genomic region above belongs to Candidatus Bathyarchaeia archaeon and contains:
- a CDS encoding twin-arginine translocase subunit TatC, which translates into the protein MSGKSRNHEKKMTFLEHTVELLSRLRIIVLSVVLLGFLVAFWPTDVVKTFSASLEYTPIVALLMNKMKRDLLPKGAMLIAGSIMDTAHIYLTMSMLVGVILSSPIIAYELYKFFNPALLPSERKWASRFVASFIGLMIFGASLSYKVILPITFRILMWFVRSAGAEPIFHVSDFVNIIVTLMIGVGLIYSSPIFVVLLVERGVLTSSQISKNRRIVYLVFIIMAAVLTPDPTILSDIILFAPFAIIYEAVIYASKRVEKRKALQ
- a CDS encoding metallophosphoesterase family protein — its product is MSLKTLLEKVEAVDAAQLRELITYSTSQAEEEKKQGFLGDGERVGGLVKLPPRGRILIVGDIHGDLRSLKHIILNSGLRHMGEDEESKPFTTIFLGDYVDRGEQSIETLYIALSLKRIHPSRVVLLRGNHEGPRDIPVFPHELPYLYRLRFKDEGEALYDETVNLFQKLPHAVLVEGRLLMVHGGVPHGVKSLEDLAYADENHPETRFLEEILWSDPVEGFTGVHPSPRGAGMLFGPDVSWKAAEILGVDAIIRGHEPCDGGFKINHQGKVLTLFSRLGPPYYNRSASYLEVEVRAKGFNAYRLSHLATCFSIEDLEAS
- a CDS encoding 50S ribosomal protein L18 translates to MARGSRYNMPYRRRREGKTDYKARRQLVLSGQPRFVVRPTVKNITVQLVEANPKGDRVITSAHSKELQKRFGWKGGCGNLPAAYLTGLLAGLRAVQKNVKTAVLDIGLRRSVKGARVYAALKGGVDAGLQIPYDESVLPSRERIEGAHIVGYAKHLSAEPEKYRRFFSKYLANGLKPEDFTAHFMEVKAQVTGKPGSPPP
- a CDS encoding 30S ribosomal protein S8, translated to MTSMDPLSNALSTINNNETRHKRECVIWPASKLVGQVLRVMQKNGYIGEFEYVDDGRAGKFKVQLLGRINKCGAVKPRFSVKLKDMEQWEKRYLPASNIGLLILTTPRGVISHREAKETRLAGQLLAYVY
- a CDS encoding 30S ribosomal protein S4e; protein product: MGGKGGARHLKRLMAPRSWPIHVKEKKWAVKPKPGPHPAPRSIPLTIVLRDLLGYAKNAREARIILSQGKVKVDGVVRRSGKYPVGLMDILEIQDINAKYRALPLKKGLGLIQINEEESQLKPCRIEGKTVVKGGHIQLTLHDGRNVIVKVSDPKAPREDVYKPRDTLILSLPDQRILKHVKFQENAYALITSGRNAGRHGRITGFTPGTATRRAVVSIQDQNGETIQTVADYVFILGDEKPEVKLAAG
- the rplX gene encoding 50S ribosomal protein L24, with protein sequence MVKTSSSKPSKQRKAMYESPQHSRKSLFSAHLSEDLRAKHFTRSFPVRIGDTVKIMRGDFAGIEGKVSGVDRGKMKLYIDGVTREKTSGETVKIPVHPSNVMITGLNLDDKWRRQSLERRKAKEEE
- a CDS encoding 50S ribosomal protein L23, encoding MERGQALKVILYPLISESSVRLVEAENKITFIVDSRVNKGEVKKAVETLYEVEVEKVNICVTPTGRKKAYVKLKPEYKAADLAVKLGVL
- the rpl4p gene encoding 50S ribosomal protein L4; the encoded protein is MEANVYDLEGNPTGKIRLPEVFKAFVRADLIKRAVLAAQSHRIQPKGRDRMAGKRTSAESYGVGYGLSRVPRVKGERYARAGSAAFAPGTVKGRLAHPPTPEKKVRKNMNKKEKVRALMAAVAATASKEAVLSRGHIVDEKTELPLIVTDQIEELNSTKEVCRVLANLGLWPDVERVRDSVKVRAGKGKMRGRRKKHGVGPLIVVKDGGAVLKAARNLPGVDVVKIDRLNVEALAPGTHPGRLTVWSESALKRLEEKLTGA
- a CDS encoding 50S ribosomal protein L3, with protein sequence MGRKKWSSPRRGSLAYSPRARAKRWIARVKHWPEVSGDPRPLAMAGYKAGMTHVVAVDEKKGSSTYGKEIVVPATVIEIPPMIVCAVRGYTASYKGLTVAGEAWMNSPPKDLSRVFTLPEKFDPEPGLKKLEDKIGELKEVRLILATQPRVAAKGKKKPELLEVKVGGGDVKGQLEYAKGMLGKEVKASSVFQEGQFIDVLAVTGGKGFQGPVKRFGVARLHHKARKKVRGVGSLGPWHPHYVMRTVPRAGQMGFHRRTEYNKQILKVGGNGVEVTPKGGFLRFGQVRSEYIMVKGSVPGPTKRLITLRYAVRAPEPISPRYKIEAVSLDSKQGA
- a CDS encoding 30S ribosomal protein S19e, whose amino-acid sequence is MPTAFEVSPEALIKRLASYLKENVEEVAPPSWAMFAKTSSAKEHPPQDPDWWYTRCASLLRKLYVHGPVGVSRLRKEYGARKRRGRRPEHTAKGGGSSIREPLQQLEKAGLVEKANKAGRRITAEGQRLLDRLSSELLAEKTVKSAARVS
- a CDS encoding type II toxin-antitoxin system VapC family toxin yields the protein MERATKGVVIDASVAAKWFIPEEDSDKASRILQEYVKGKIEVYSTDLLIYEVVNAMRYRPDISDEALSSNVENLFKLQLNLIPPTLDVISEAALKARELDLSTYDACYMVVAEALAANLITADEKLYEKCKENKLTFLLKDLDEKWRIA
- a CDS encoding type II toxin-antitoxin system VapC family toxin, yielding MRYIDSNVFIYPVIADEKTERKAFLARNILLKIAKGLLEAATSSLTWDELVWSVRRLLNLKVAAEEGEKFLRFPNLKLLSVDEKVVKEAQRLVKEYKLKPRDAIHSACAIQNGIKEIVSDDTDLDALKEAKRIRLEEI
- a CDS encoding AbrB/MazE/SpoVT family DNA-binding domain-containing protein, with translation MRRSLGEKGQIVIPKDVRNYLGLKPGSEVILEVRGRELIVKPGEDPEKFVEEFVAVPKKLEKLDVKTLKKVLEEEYEVH